One Klebsiella electrica genomic window, AGCCAGGTGACCGACCTGCTCGCCTTCTGCGCCTTCTTTATCGTCGGCCTGATGATCGGCATGATCACCTTCCAGTTTAGCTCTTTCAGCTTTGGTATCGGTAACGCGGCGGGGCTGCTGTTTGCCGGGATCATGCTCGGCTTCCTGCGCGCCAACCACCCGACCTTCGGCTACATTCCGCAGGGCGCGCTGAATATGGTGAAAGAGTTCGGCCTGATGGTGTTTATGGCCGGGGTCGGTCTGAGCGCCGGCGCCGGGATTGGTCACGGCCTGGGCACCATCGGCGGCCAGATGCTGGCGGCGGGTCTTATCGTCAGCCTGGTGCCGGTGGTGATTTGCTTCTTGTTTGGCGCCTATGTGCTGCGCATGAACCGCGCGATGTTGTTTGGCGCCATGATGGGGGCGCGTACCTGCGCCCCGGCGATGGAAATCATCAGCGACACCGCGCGCAGCAACATTCCGGCGCTGGGCTATGCGGGTACGTATGCGATTGCCAACGTGCTGCTGACTCTCGCGGGGACGCTGATTGTCATCATCTGGCCAGGGCTACAGTAAATATTTAAGAAAAAATGGGACAGAGGCAGAACTTTTCTCTTGGCCGTCAGTCATAAGTAGTGCCACTGCTTTTCTTTGATGTCCCCATTTTGTGGAGCCCATCAACCCCGCCATTTTGGTTCAAGGTTGATGGGTTTTTTGTTGCCTGAATTTTATGACCTTTAAAATTATTCAGTTACCACCACCGGGCAGTACCAGTGGCGGTAGCGCGACCACCACCACCCCATCAGCCGGGTATCTTCCCATGTGCATGCTCCTCACCCCATTTCTGTTGTCCCAGGCTTTATGGAGACGTGCCCCCTCTGAACCACCGGTTGATGTACACTGATACGCCGGGTGAAGCGCCAGTGTTACACGCACAATCCGCCAGGAACAAGATGACCCGTTCGCGACGCCTCGCCACTTTCCTGCTGACTCCACAATGTTTATTTCGAAGTTCTCCGCGTGCAGCGCGTTATTGGGCTATTGCCCCTCTCCGGCCAGCCGTCCGACCATCAGGCGGATAGCCTGCTTTGAGAGCGGCGCGCTATCGGTGACAAAATGCAGGGTCATTCCTTCGATAAACGCATCCAGCCCGCGAGCCGTCTCCGGTTCAAACCACTGCTCCAGGGTTTGCTGGCTGCGCTGCATCCAGTGCTGCATCACCGCCTTCAGCGCCGGCTGGCTGCTGCAAAACGCATACAGCTGATACATCAACTCCATATTTCGCGCGGTCGTCACCTGGGCGCTGAAGATCAGCTCGGCAATGGCATCGCAGGCCTCTTCACGGCTGCTGACCGCGGTAAAAAACTGCTGGTACTGCGCGGACATATCGCGGGTAAAAATGCGAAACGCCTCTTCTATCAGCGCGTCAATGCCGCTGAAATAGTAGGTCAGCGAGCCTAGCGGAACCTCCGCGCAGCTGGCAATTTTACGATGGGTGACCGCGTGGATCCCGTGGGCGGCAATGGTATCCAGCGTCGCCTGCAAAATGCGCTCCCGGCGCTGCGGATCGTTCGGTCGACGGGCCATATCTTTCCTCTTAGTCGCTGTCATGCGCATGCTGTCGGCAGCAATGTCGCGCTCCCTGGCGCCCGGTCCTTGCCCGAATACGCATGCTGAAGAATATGTACAAATGTACACAATCTTGCTACTGTTGTCTCTATCTTCTCATTCACAGGCGTTTACGGATGACAGCGCAAACCTCCCGCCGGGCTTTACAGCTCCGACTCTGGGCCCTCTTCATGTTCTTCTTTATCCCTGGATTGCTGATGGCCTCATGGGCTACCCGTACTCCGGCGATCCGTGACCTGCTGACGCTGTCAACGGCGGAAATGGGCATCGTTTTATTTGGCCTGTCGATTGGTTCGATGAGCGGGATTCTCTGCTCGGCGTGGCTGGTCAAACGTTTTGGCACCCGTAAGGTGATTCGCACCACCATGTCGTGCGCCGTGGTCGGCATGCTCGTGCTCAGCGTGGCGCTGTGGCTCACCTCAGCCATCCTGTTTGCCATCGGGCTGGCCATTTTCGGCGCCAGCTTCGGTTCGGCGGAGGTGGCCATTAACGTCGAAGGCGCCGCCGTCGAGCGGGAAATGAATAAAACCGTGCTGCCGATGATGCACGGGTTTTACAGCTTCGGTACGCTGTTCGGCGCCGGTGTAGGAATGGCGGTGACCGGTTTTGGTCTGCCCGCCGCGCCGCATATTCTGCTGGCCGCGCTGGTGGCGATTGCCCCGATTGCGATAGCGATTCGCGCCATCCCTGATGGGACCGGAAAAAATGCGGCTGAAAGCGCGCATCATGAGGAAAAAGGTCTGCCGGTATGGCGTGATGTTCAGCTGTTGCTGATTGGCGTTGTGGTGCTGGCAATGGCCTTTGCTGAAGGATCCGCCAACGACTGGCTGCCGCTGCTGATGGTGGACGGCCACGGCTTCAGCCCCACCTCTGGCTCCTTGATTTACGCCGGTTTCACCCTCGGGATGACACTAGGCCGCTTTACCGGCGGCTGGTTTATCGATCGTTACAGCCGGGTCACGGTTGTACGTGCCAGCGCCGTCATGGGCGCGCTGGGCATCGGCCTGATTATCTTTGTCGACAACCCGTGGGTAGCCGGCGTCTCGGTACTGCTGTGGGGACTTGGCGCATCGCTCGGTTTCCCGCTGACCATTTCCGCCGCCAGCGACACCGGTCCCGATGCGCCGAAGCGCGTCAGCGTGGTGGCGATAACCGGCTATCTTGCCTTCCTGGTCGGGCCGCCGCTGCTGGGCTTCCTTGGAGAACACTTCGGCCTGCGCAGCGCCATGATGGTAGTGCTGGGTCTGGTCATGGTGGCGGCACTGGTCGCCAGAGCGGTAGCAAAACCACAACATGAACCTGTCATGGAGAACAGTTAATGAGCATCAAACTGATTGCGGTAGACATGGATGGTACCTTCTTAAGCGATGCCAAAACCTACAATCGCTCGCGCTTTCTGAACCAGTATCAGCGTATGCGCGAGCAGAATATTCGTTTTGTCGTCGCCAGCGGCAACCAGTATTACCAGCTGATTTCATTTTTTCCGGACATTGCCCACGAGATAGCCTTTGTCGCCGAAAATGGCGGCTGGGTGGTCAGCGCCGGCGATGACGTTTTTAACTGTCAACTGCCGAAAGATCATTTCCACACCGTCATCGACTATCTGCAGACGCTGACCAATATTGAAATCATCGCCTGCGGCAAAGGCAGCGCGTATACCCTGAATCGCTATAACGATGAGTT contains:
- a CDS encoding TetR/AcrR family transcriptional regulator is translated as MARRPNDPQRRERILQATLDTIAAHGIHAVTHRKIASCAEVPLGSLTYYFSGIDALIEEAFRIFTRDMSAQYQQFFTAVSSREEACDAIAELIFSAQVTTARNMELMYQLYAFCSSQPALKAVMQHWMQRSQQTLEQWFEPETARGLDAFIEGMTLHFVTDSAPLSKQAIRLMVGRLAGEGQ
- a CDS encoding MFS transporter encodes the protein MTAQTSRRALQLRLWALFMFFFIPGLLMASWATRTPAIRDLLTLSTAEMGIVLFGLSIGSMSGILCSAWLVKRFGTRKVIRTTMSCAVVGMLVLSVALWLTSAILFAIGLAIFGASFGSAEVAINVEGAAVEREMNKTVLPMMHGFYSFGTLFGAGVGMAVTGFGLPAAPHILLAALVAIAPIAIAIRAIPDGTGKNAAESAHHEEKGLPVWRDVQLLLIGVVVLAMAFAEGSANDWLPLLMVDGHGFSPTSGSLIYAGFTLGMTLGRFTGGWFIDRYSRVTVVRASAVMGALGIGLIIFVDNPWVAGVSVLLWGLGASLGFPLTISAASDTGPDAPKRVSVVAITGYLAFLVGPPLLGFLGEHFGLRSAMMVVLGLVMVAALVARAVAKPQHEPVMENS